The sequence AGCCACTCTCACTGAGCCATGTTTCAAGCCCGCGACTTTCTTTAGCTGAAAGAATCAGGATGTCATATTCGCCAACCGTATATTGGGCTTCCACTGTCACACCCAACGCTCTGTCGCGCTCTTGTTTTGCAGGGGCTGAGGCTGGTGCCATATTTTTCAATGAACCCATCCTATCTTCCATGAGCTCATAACGCCGACAAGGATTCTCGTCGAAGTATTCAACCAGCCGAGGCGCCGAGTAGTCGGCGAGGTGCTTAAGGACGGCTGCGTCACCAACATGAATCTGGTCCTTCTCCAGCACGGTAGGGACCGGCACAACCATCGCGAACTCCTTCACGTCGCCCTTGAAATCATTGGCCATGGTGATCACGGTTTTGTTGTCGTGGCGAGCGATGACCACTTCAGACGTTTTATTAAAGAGTTTCGTATCGGCTTTCCCAACATAGAACCCACAGAACGCCGAGACGTCATTGCTCCATAGGAGCAGACTGAATAGGAATGTGACAGCTGGCCCGACAGCATATTTCATGAAAACCTCCTTTGTGGTTGAAGCGACAAGGACAAAGGTACGGACACAGAAACGTGACCGGTTGTGGGCTTGATCCAGTGATATCGAGCACCGGGAAACATGCGATCGAGTAAGGGGACGAACGACGAGCACAGGATGAGGCCCCACAATGGTCCATTTGGTTTGAAGAGCCCAAACTGGACATAGAGTGCGGTGAGTGCGATCAGGAGGGCATAGACGATCCGGCCTGTTCTGGAGTCCGGCGTTGTCTTGGGGTCTGAAATCATGAAGAAAGCGAAGATAAGCAGAGCGCCACTTTCGATCTGATGGAGCGGAATCGTCAGCGGATCGCCAAGCCACAGCGCTCGAATGAACAGCAGACCGACGTAGAAAGCCAGAAAAGCGAGGGTCACGTCCGCCCGTGCTGCGCGGGTAACGACCAGACTGCCGAGGCAGGCAATCAAAAAGCCGAACCACGCAACTTGCCCCCATTGCCCCGGCGAGATCCAACCAAGGCCGCTGGTGAGTATGACAACCAGCGCAAGGTTTGTTGGGTTGAACACATGTTTGTTGTTCCAGCGGATGACAAACTTGCTGCCGATCGCAATGAGCGCTGCGAAGGCTGCGACAGGAAGATCATTCGTACGAAGGAGCAGGCAAAGGGAGAGCGATGAAATCAGTGCGCTCTTGGGGTCGAAGGAGAGGATGTTGAAATAGCGTGTGCCGGCGTATTGGGTCAGTTGGGCCACACCGAGCATGACGACGATGTGCCAGATAGAAACGTCGAAGTGGAGGAATAGAAGTCCATAGAGAAGGAGGGTTGAAAGGCTCGCAATTTGATAGAGACGGGGATCGCGCCAGAAGGTGGATTTGTCAGGTTGGCATGTGTCGTTGTCTTGCCCCATGGGTTCCTCCCCTGGCTCGCTCGGGTTTGCTGACGGCCTTCACAGGGGGATATGGGACGAGGAGGGAAATCCTTTCAGATGGGGCGGTGAACTGAGCCGTGTTGACAAGTCCTTGAACCATTGCAAGAATAACGTGCAATCAATGGCGAATTTCATTTCGTGATGAACCAGGCCGCTGGTCTGGTCAAGTCTATCTTTGTGAGGCCTTTGACAATGCCGGCCTGGCTCTTTCCAGCGTTGAAAGCCGTTCTGCCGCATGTGGGGACAATCTTGTCTGCGGCGGCCCCTGTGTTTACCAAAAAGAGTGCCGATGCGGCTTCTAATCAGACCTCGATGCTGCAAGAGCAGGTCACCGAGCTTCAGGCGGCCGTGGCGAAGAACGACACTCACATCAAGGACTTGGCGATGCAAATGCGAACCACGCTCGAGGCGCTAGAACAGGGTGCGGCTCTGGCGGAACGTCGGTATCAACGTATCCTGACGATGTGTCTCACATCGGCAGTCGTGGTGGTGGTATCTCTGGGGTTGGTCTTGATATTGCTGCTCCGATAAGCAGTTCAGAGTTGTGTGAATGGGCGTCAGTTGCGAAGACGAGGAGTCATCGCGATGCTGTTGTGACGTGTGGAGTCTAGCACTGCTTCTTGAAGGTCTGTATACGGCCTTGTCAGGCGAACAAAGCCCTGGTTTCGACACAATCCCAGAGGCAAACGGGGTATAAGTTGCACGTTCAAGCTTCACGCAACGGGGTCGTATCTTAAAATCACACATTTGCGAGCCCCTCTCAATCGCCACTCGCTCCACATCATCATCGATATAGGCCATGCTGGTCCTTCGCTTAGGAGCGCGATACGGCCATCCAGGTTTAACACATGGTCCTAACTTCAGTCACTTGCGTTGTGTGCGACATTGCTTCAGCGACGGAGCAATGCAATCGGCGTGAATCCCTGATACTGGTGGATCATAGTTAAATCGAATGAGCAAATATGGTTATGGGGAGAATTTTACGGACCGTTCACCTTTCGTCTCTTGCCGAGCGGTATGTATTGGTCTACCATCACGGCAGCTATGAAGATGGGCGATGTGTGTTGACCGTTTGTTGGAATAGAGACCTGTCATGAGTCACCCTCTGGATTTCGTCACGGTTGATGGCCTCCTTGCCTATGGTCGTGCTCTCGCGCGACGAGCGTCGGAGCGGGGACTCGTCCAACCTCCGCCAAGAAATGCGTCCGGCGATGACCCTGATCGCGTCCACGCTACGATGGAACAGCTCCGCTCGTTCGTCGAACGATCCAAGTCCGGGTTCGCAACCGCCGAAGCGTACCAGTCGGCTCGGGAAGGCTTCATCGATGATCAGTTGGTGTTTTTCGCCGCCTGGAACGCGCTCCTTGCTGAAGGTTCGCTGCAGCCGCTGCTTCGAGCTACAATCGGGTCGGTGGCCAAACCGACCTATCGGCGCCCGGTCGCCATTGTACCTCGCTCGCAGCTGACACCCACGCTGGCGGAAGGCCGGATTGTTCTGGAACTAGGCGACGACCGGTTTTGGTTATTGCCACGGGACCTTGGCGACCGGACGCTGTTCCTCACCATGCGTCACGGCGTGTCACAGGTCGACAGCAAGACCCATCGTGTCGGATGCCGCTTGCCAAACCAATTAGACCGCGAACGAGGCGTTGCCAAAGCCGATGCGGTAGGGGCAGCGCTCGCCCACATGATCGGCCTCGTGGGACAGCAGCTGGATTTTCTGCATCTTGCGAATTACCTCGATCCACGAACCTTCCTCCATTGCATCAGCCGCAGCCCGAATACTAGGCAACTGTACGAACGGGTGTCTGCGGCGCTGCTCCAAGGTGCGTCCGCAGCCGAACCGATTGCCGAGCCCGCACTTGAATCGTCGGATTTCGGCTGGGTCACGGGATTGGAGAAGTCGGTGGAGATCGAAGAAGCCGCGCAGGCGTTCGGCGTGGACACCTCGACGGCCAAACGGCTGATGAAAGATCCGCTCTATTGTTATCCGGATGGCAATTCTTTCTTCGACCTCTATGTCGACGTCATCGATGGCCTCCACCGGTTGGGCTCCGCGCAGAAGGGAAGAGTCGCCTGCCTCTATACTCACAGTTCTACTCTGCGGGCCTTAATGATCTATCTGGACCCACGCCCGTTCCATGAAGCTTTTAGTGAGTTCAGCGATTACAAGGAAAGCCAAGACAATGTGGTGTTGCTCACGGTCGAACAAGGACGGATGTCCGGCTACTCAACTGCGGTTGGGCTGTCCGAGAGAGAGCGGGTCGTCCGGAATACCTGGGTGACCGTGGAGGCCACAAGAAAAGATCGCGTGACACTCAAACCTCGATCGCTCAAGCGGATCGTGGCCCTCGTGTCCGGAGGTGATTTTGCCGGCGCCGGTGCCGCGCTCAAGGAATTGCATGTGACCGGCCAACGTATGGGATTGGAGGTCTATTTCGTTCGGCACGGCTATCTGGGTCTGGCCAACAATTGGATCGAACGTGTCACCGAAGAACATACGCGCGGTATGGGTAGTCATCCCAGCAGTCCCATCGGCAGCAGCCGCTTCGAGGAGTTCAAACAGGAGACTGTGCAGACCGTGGCCATGCGTCACCTGGAACCCTATGTGCGTGATGGCGCCCTCATCGTGTTGGGGGGCGACGGTAGCATGCGAGGCGCCCGGGCCATTTATGAAGAATTCGGTGTGCAGGTGGTCGGTATTCCTGGCAGCATTGACAACAATCTCGAAGGAACCATCTCTCTCGGGTTTCAGTCCGCAGTGACGTTGGCTGACCAGTCCATCGAATCCCTCAAAGCCACCAGCGCGGCGATGGGAAGTGTATTTTTCGTTGAGATCATGGGCGCAGGGTCAGGCCATCTTGCGCTGGCATGTGCATACCAAGCTCGAGCCGAGGGTTTGTTGGTCAATGAACATCCCGATCCGAACGCCTATATCGATGAGGTGATCCTCGGCACGCTCAAGCGGACGTTAGGTGTGCCGAACAAGAGCCATCTGTTCATCGTCGCCGAACGTACACCGCACCGTCATCACAAGGACGGCGGCGTACATGGGCTAGTGGACTATGTTGCCGGCATGATTGCTCGGTGGCCTGAACGGCAGGCGCGGCCTGATCACTATCCTCTCACGCCAGCCACCAAAGCCACCATTCTTGGTCACACGCTCCGGGGTGCCCGTCCAATACCAGAGGACAAGGCGATTGCGCAGCATCTTGCCCATGAAGTCGTGCACCGGCTGATCGAGTCGCCTAGTGACATTGTCGGTTGTCTCTTAGCCTACCGTGAACGGGGTTCAATCGGTCCAATTCCACTCCATGCGGTTACGCCGAAGCAGTTCGACTGGGACGTCTTCAGTCGAATGCATGGCAACACCCGCGCCTCGTAATTCGCTCGGCTGCTATCGGTACGCGATTACCTGCATGGCAGGCTGTTGACAAGGTCCGCAAGCGGCGTTCTCTCGTTGCTCAGAAGCTCAACGTAGAGCAGGGCATTAAGTCTGTTGTTGAGCGTGGATCGGTGTGGTAGTTACACGGTGAGAACAGGGGCAGCCGAGTGAAGGTCAGCAGTGTTTGAATTTCTTTGACCGACACTCTTCCGAGAGCCGCTTGGCCTCGGTGATTTGTGCGGCCGTCATGCGCTGGGCAACATCCTCTCGATTTTCTTCGGCTTGTTTCTGCTCTTCACCTTGCATGTGTGCAGCGGCGAGGTTGACCCACATATAGGCCCGTACATAGTCCTGTGGGACACCCAGTCCGGCGAAATACAGTTCCGCAAGGTTATTTTGCGCAAGGGGGTGACCCTGTGCGGCGGCTTTCTCGTACCATGCGCGTGCTTGGGCGTAGTCTTGCGGCATGCCCATTCCCTTGGCGTACAGCTCTCCGAGGCTGTTCTGCGCCTCGGCGTCTCCTTGATTAGCCTGTGTCTGGACTGCGTGCAGGTCTTTACTCTTGGGCGGTGGAAACGCCGCGGACTGCCCAACGGGAAGAACAAGAATCATTAGTAGGATGATGTAACGGATCTGCATGAGTTGCTGAGTATGGCGTGCACCAGAATGAATCGTCAAGACGAATCCTACCGCGCCCTCTGTGGAAAGTCTGGAGCAGGCGGTTGAGCAGGAGTTGGCGATAGAGGAGGAAGCTGGAATCTCGGATTGTTCAATTGAAGGGGAGGACCTAGATTTATCGATGGACTTTGCGGTGGCTGCACGATGACGCGGCGCTCACCGTTAGGAAGCTCGATAACGGATTCCACATTGCCTTGGGAGTCCTTATAAACCGTGGTGCCACCCTCGGAATCCAGGACCTGGTTTAGCCGTTCCTGCGCGCTTGGTTGTTGTGATGAGTCGTCCTCGGAGGAGGCGAGCACGGGACCGGGCCATACGCTTCCGATCGTCAGAATCATGAAGACGGCGATCCGACACATGGCGTCATTATACTGCATTCGCTGTAGATTTTTCTCTCACGCTTGCTTGGCTCCGCTTCGCATTTCTACATAGCCGCAACTCAAATACTGTATCATCTCATCTTTCGAAACTTTGAAATCAATTGCCAGGAACTCAATCTCCCTGTACCCCTAGACAGTGCGCTGGTTCCCAGCGCGGGTAGGTTTCCACATTCCAGGGAGGATGGGTCCATGCATTTTGTCATTGTGTCAGCGATTGCCGCAGGCTTGGTGTTTTTGCTTTGGGAGACACGGGCGTAACCTTCGTCTCCGAGCAAGGCTCGGGCCGCGCGCACTGCTCAGCGAAGGTACGGTTGAGAACGAACACGATATCATGAACTCTGAACAGCTCATGCTGAAAACTGGAATCCCTCATCTTGATATTGAGAGAGGCAAACGAGTTGTGATTGGCGTGGCTCAGTGGGTACACGTGTTCTCGCACGGCCTTCAGCGGATTCTCCGCTGAAGGCCGTTGCTTTTTCGGTACGTTCAGACCTTGACCGACCCCACCTGTGCTGATGGATTTGAGCGATCTTCGACTAATCAGGGTGGCGTCTGGTATCTGGGCCCGTTGGCAGATCGTCATTGAGACTCAGTTCTTATGCCGTGCCACTAGTGTCCGACAGAATTCATAGCAAAGTCAGTTGGTTACCGTCGACCAACGGATCGGTGGGTGGTTCGGTGTCGGTAAGCAGTTGAAGTAGCGACACTTTCTCGAATGGGGTGACGCTCAAGATCTGGAGCCTGGAGTGCAACGACCTATCGAGATCCAGTCGCTTTCGAATGATGGCAACGAGCACGTACACGGACACCGCGATCCATACTTGCGTTTTCACCGCGTTCTCAGAAGTGCCGAAGAAACGTTTGATGCGCAAGTGCTGCTTGATCCACTTGAAGAACAGTTCGACCTGCCAGCGCAGGCGGTACAGTTCGCACACCGTCAAAGCGGGCAACGTCATATGATTGGTCAAGAACACGAGGTCTCTGCCCTCGGCATCGCGATAGCGTATGCGACGCAAACGTGTGGGATAGCTTTGTTGGGAGTAGAACACCGTCAACGCGACGTCCTGATCGCAGAGCAATCCGGTGCTGCGATCGACAGGGCGGGAGTAGAGGCGCTTGCACTTGAAGTTGGACTTGGCGCGGGTGACGAAGAAACTGCCAGCCTGATGCAGGCGATACAACCGTTCAAAGTCGAGGTAGCCGCGGTCCATCACATAGAAGGCGCCGGGCTCGGGGATAAGCAGGTCGAGCACATTGACGTCGTGCAGTTTCCCGTCGCTGATATGGATAAACGCGGGAATCGCACCGCGTACATCGAGCAAGGTGTGCAGTTTGACGGCTGCTTTGGTGGCACGAAACGATGCCCACGGAAACAGTGTCAGGCACAAGTCGATGGTGGTGGCATCCAGCGCATAGACCGTTTCTTTCAGCTCCACACTGAGCGGCTCCTTGGCATACAGAGCGCGGGCGATACGAATAAGGGCTTGGGCGAACTCGAAGTGGATGCGCCAGTTGCGAGACTCGTTGGCATCGGCCAGCGCGCTGCGACTGACCTTGCCGCGCAAACCCAGGTGAAAGAGCTTGGTCGGCTGTGCGCGTAGACACGCGTCGATATCGCGCAGACTCTCCCGGTAGGTCAACTGCGCGAATGCCATGCACAGGAATTGGTCCAGACAACTGAACGTGCGGATGTTGAAATCGCCACGATATTTCAGGACCAGACGCCGAAAGGTATGCCAGGGCGCGCACTCCATGACTTGAGCGAACACAAGTTTGCCAGCGTGCATCAGTACCTCCCGGGAAAATCCCGGCAGACTGGCAAATCGCGCATTTGGAATTCAAATCGGTAACACCTTGAATGCTCATGAACCCCTTGATAGCCCTGCTGTTTAGCTCAAGCCCCCTCAAACCTGTCGGACACTACTGATGGCGTGCCTTATCTTCTTTCTTCTGAATTCACGATGCGACTGATCGTTGAATAGTGCAACCCCACAGTTCGACCGATCTCTGTCAGGCTGTAGCCATGTTCCAAGTGAGCGTGGCAAATGGTTTCATTGCGTCGGGTGTGGTCGGTACGGGAACGGAAGGAGAAGAGGTGGACCAGCGGCGGTCGTCCCGCAAACCGCTGCCGCCGGGGGATCTCTATCTGCGGGCGCTTGTCTCGGAGACCAGGTGTCAAGCTTGCGACAAACCGTTCACTACCGAGGAGGATTTGTCCCTTGAGCTGTTCCCAGGGCGAATGCCGGCCGATCCCTTCGGCAACAAAAGCGCGATACTTCCGTTGGGCAACTGCTCGTTGCCTAGCAAACTGGGGCAGCAACCAGTCCACCGTGAGAAAGGGCGGTATGCCCGAGATTCCTGCCGTGGCGTGGTAGCTCGACCATGGATAGGTATCGGCTTTGCGGGTGGTCTTGGTACGCACGGGATTAAGCACCACATAGCGGCAGAGCTCTAACAGATAGCAGTCCCGCTCAACAAGGATCGCCTTGAAGCGGCCTTGCAGCACGTGGCCGACGCGACCGTGACGGCGATTGAAGGCCTGCGTATAGACCCCGTTGAGCTGGCGCATGGCCTTCGACAGATTCGCCTCGGGCGTTTCCATCACCAAATGGAAATGGTTGTCCATTAGGCAGTAGGCATGCAATCGAAGATGAAAACGGGCGACGACGTGCCCTAGCAACCCGAGAAAGCGCCGGCGGTCCTCATCATCCTCGAAGATGTCCTGCCGAGCATTGCCCCGGACAGTAACATGGTAGAAGGCGCCGGGATATTCAATGCGGAGTGGGCGAGCCATGGTGCGCAGTCTAGCTCAGTAAAATACACAATACAAGATCTGACCCCATCGCCTGTCTTTAACGGACCCCAATAGGCTGTGTTTCTGGGGCTGCCAGACTCTTTCGGCGATTGTTGGAAATAGTGCGATCGATGATCGCCCCGCAATTGATACATTTCCACGCATAAAACACGAGAAAGAAATCCGAGAACCGCTCCAACATCATCATGCCCTTACACTTTGGACATTCCATTGGTTCCTCCCAGGGTGGTTTGGTTCACAACTGACGAGGGACTGAAGCAAGAGCCGCGCCACATGGTCCTGCTTCAAAAGTCCAGGGATTTGCGAAGTACGTAGTTAAACGGGGTAGATAGTGTTCATAATATTGACGGTGCAAGCGGGCGCAGCGTGTCAATGTTCTGTCGGCTGAAGTGTGATCTTAAATATGCGAACAAAAAAGGGTCAGGTCTTGGATTATGCATAGTTGTTTGGCGCATTGTAGGTCGAATTGACCCCACTGGACAAGCATTGGCCAGTAGTTGGTCTTCATTTGAAGAAGGCTTTTGCTAGCGCTGTACAGTTTTCTCTCGGAAGGACTGAGGGGATCGATCTACATGTTTGCTAGTCAAGTTTTCGAGTCAGGCCAAAACCTTAAAATCTGTTGCCAGAAAACCGGTCTCAGGATACCCGTAGACGTGGCGCTGGTTTCTGGCGCCGGCCACAGGGATACAACCTATAGTCGGGGAGGAGATCTATGCGATTCGTCGTCGTCTCAGCAGTTGCGGCCTCACTTATGCTAGGGACTGGCATGGTGGCTCTGGCAGATGAAGCAACAGATTTCGGTTCAGAATTGACGAACGATATGGGATTGTTAGCCAATGAGGCCAGGGGCGAGATGCAGGCCCAGCCTGAACAGATGGGGGAGGACCTCAAGGCTCAACACGAAGAAATGAAGTCCGAGATGAAAGCCAAGCGCGAGAAGATGAAATCAGAGATGAAGGGAAAACGGGACCAGATGAAGTCGGAGATGAAGGGGAAACGGGACGCCCTCAAAGCCAAGAAACACGAAATGAAAAAAACAGCCAAGGCGAAGAAGGCCAAAGCTCGAAAGCATGCCAAGGACGCGGCTGAGTCCCTAGAACCCCACGGACACTAAGCGAATTGATCCGAACCACTCGTTCAGGACGAGCTTCTCGGCATGGCCTCTGGAGGGCTTCCTCCGGAGGCCTTCGTGTTTCAATCCGCGTGATGATGATGCAATGATTGCTGGAAGACGGCCGTAGATGGAGTCACACCACTTGTTCGCAGGGCAAGACAAAGACGTGGAGTGGGAACATAAGGTCACCTGTGGACGCTTCTTGTCCGAGGCGGAACCGCTTGAACCCGTCGATAAGACGGTGGGCCGATTGTTCAGGAACCGCTGCGAGGACCATCCGGTTCGTTGAGGGAGCGAGAAAAAACTGGCTGGTCAATCCCGTCGCTCCTTTTCCGGTGACGTTTTGCAGCTCGCTGTACGAAGTCACTTCATACTCGTTCAACAACGCATGCACCTGTTCAACGAGCGATTCACGAAACACGATCACCAACATCTCCATACGCGCCGCTCCTTTCTTCCGGTGGGTACCCGAATCCGGTCTATTATCAATGGCGCCAGGTGCAATTACAAGCTCAAGCAAGGGTTCTCATAGCACGATAGTGAGCCTGGCGGGCCTTCAGCCGGAGGGGCTGGCTCGACAAGGATAGAGACGATACGCTATAAATTGCGTGTACAGCAATTACGCGGAGGTATTCACGAGGATAGTTTTATGCAAGATCAAGAATACGCAGCATATTATGGTTCTGCCTGTCTCATTCTGTCCGTCTATCTCCTCATCAAGGGATTTAGTACAGCCTCACGGCAGCGAAGCGTCGATCGCTCCCCGACGTTGCTTCCGGCCTACATCTATGGCGTCCTGGCGTCAGTGCTGCTGACCGTTGGGTTGGGATTTTTTCGGCCGACCCTGCCCTGGTGGGGGTATCGAATGATTTTCCCTGGTACGACCATGCTCTTTCCCGCCATCATGTACCTCATCGGTAGTCGTCCACCCAAGCCCGGTCTGGATCGAGCCGACGCGTAACAGAAACTATCTTCTTTGGTGAATCGGTTGTTGCCGGGCTATTTGGCGATGGTGATGCTCGGTACGCCGGCTCGTGGGACCTCAGTCACCGTCATTTGGAATAATTGTGAGAGGAGCTTGAAGGCTTCTCGGTTCCAGCGCGCCTGCGTACCCCTTGTGTTCACGGCGTAATAGACCCCATGGGATTTCATGGCGAGGTCCAGTCCGGACGGCGCCGAGAGTGACACGACAAGGTCCAGTGTCTTGACCGGATTCTCTGCCACGTCGGGAGTACGGACGTCTTTATCGATATGGTATTCCGGCTCTTCGTCGATCGAGAGTCCGAGAAAGTTCAACATCGCGTTGAAACTTCGCAGGCGAAAATCTCCCTTGAGCGGCCAGTCACCGCCATAATGTCCTGATCGGATATCGAACGTGACATCGTGCGGGAGCCCCTGGTCATTCTCATGCTGCAGGCGTACCCGTTCTTCACGGGACAGTAAGTTTGGATCGTAGTTCGTGATGAGTGTGCCGCCTTCGACCTGCTTTCGCAACGTGAACGTCTTGTCTTTCCGGTTATACATCACCTCGTAGTCCTGTTCGAGTGCCTTGAACCCTTCCGCGGTGACGGAGTCGGCGGGAATGATCCAGGTTCGCTCGATGCTCAAGGGCTCAACGTACAGGCTGTTGTGGTCTTGAATGGCCGAAAGATGGAGAACCACCCGCCGGAACATTTCGTAACCAGTTCTGTCAGAGGGATTATTTCGATACGCAACGGCGCCGTCGCGATGGTTCAACCGAAGCTCCTTCGCCATCAGTCTGAGGAGCAGGTCGATATCGATTCCCTGGCGTAAGAGTAGGGTCAGTTTCGATTCGTGGAACGGCGTCAGGAGACGCTTCGTAAATTCCTCCCCTTCGATCGGGGCGATACTGATCGTCGGGTTCTCAGCGACGCTTCCCCCGATGACGGGCAGGATCGTTCGACTGGCGTCGCCGGTAAGGGCCGGTGTCGCGCCGGCCGTGAAACGAAAATCGAACGTCGCAGCGACATTGGACACGCCGGTAAAATGAATCGGTTGATGGTGTTGCGCTCTTGCGATGTTCACGAGCAGCTGCTTCGATTGCGACTCGGTGATAGCGTCGTCATAGGCGATGACGGCCCTGGTCAAGGTCACTGGTGAGAGGCAGCCAGATAGCGGCATCAGGTAAACAAGCGCGAAGAAAACGAAGGGCGCCGAAGCGGAGAATTTGTGCGTCATCGTGGGCTGTTTGCTACGAGCGTTCAGTACAATGGGAGGCGAGTTGTACCATATCAACCTAGAGTTGCCCAGTAGAGAAATGAGGCGCTTCCGGGTTTAGCATGGGTACAAGTTGAGCCCTCCGCAGTGGAAATAGATCGCCGTCTTGAAATGCTCGATGTTGCGGAAGCCGTGGGCCATGTGCTTGATCTTCTGGATCTGGCTGTTGAGCCCCTCGCTCATCGCGTTGGTGACCGGATGGTGGTAATAGGTCAGGATGTTCTTGATATGCCGGCGGATCGTTTCTGCTGCCTTGCGCATCGGTTCCAGTCGGCTGTGTGTCGCCCAGACGTACCATCGCTTCCAGCACTTCCAGCCTGACGCCGGATAGATGTAGCACCAGAGACACCGCAAGGCTTCTTTGATCGCCCATGCCCGGCCCACCTTGAGCTCCTGGCGTCTCAGTGCGGCGAATTCCTCCCGCCGTCGCTCCGGCACGTTCTCTTGGTTGTAGAGCCACAAGTACTTACTGCCCTTGAGCGTCTCGTCGCCTGACGCCATCAACGCACGGTGCTCGTGCTTGCGCACCGTGTCCACGGCTTTGCCAACATGCCCCATGACGTGGAAGCGGTCGAAGACGATCTTGTCCTCCGCATCGGGGACCTGCGCCCGCGTCGCCTGAATGTACGGCTCCCACATGTCCATCGCCACCGCTTCGATGCCGTCGAGCTGCTCCGGCGTCAGCCCGGCGTAGTAGCTGTCGAGACTCGC is a genomic window of Candidatus Nitrospira kreftii containing:
- a CDS encoding hypothetical protein (conserved membrane protein of unknown function) is translated as MQDQEYAAYYGSACLILSVYLLIKGFSTASRQRSVDRSPTLLPAYIYGVLASVLLTVGLGFFRPTLPWWGYRMIFPGTTMLFPAIMYLIGSRPPKPGLDRADA
- a CDS encoding hypothetical protein (conserved protein of unknown function): MTHKFSASAPFVFFALVYLMPLSGCLSPVTLTRAVIAYDDAITESQSKQLLVNIARAQHHQPIHFTGVSNVAATFDFRFTAGATPALTGDASRTILPVIGGSVAENPTISIAPIEGEEFTKRLLTPFHESKLTLLLRQGIDIDLLLRLMAKELRLNHRDGAVAYRNNPSDRTGYEMFRRVVLHLSAIQDHNSLYVEPLSIERTWIIPADSVTAEGFKALEQDYEVMYNRKDKTFTLRKQVEGGTLITNYDPNLLSREERVRLQHENDQGLPHDVTFDIRSGHYGGDWPLKGDFRLRSFNAMLNFLGLSIDEEPEYHIDKDVRTPDVAENPVKTLDLVVSLSAPSGLDLAMKSHGVYYAVNTRGTQARWNREAFKLLSQLFQMTVTEVPRAGVPSITIAK
- a CDS encoding transposase; its protein translation is MQDTALYQYLLGLQSPWTVSRVNLDLNKQRVDVWAEHSEEAKWLCPHCAETLPLYDHAEERTWRHLDSCQFQTYLHASIPRVTCGKHGVVQVLVPWATPRSRFTLLFERLAIDVLHQCDVSGATRILRISWDEAWGVMQRAVTRGRARKQARTVRRIGVDEKAAAKGHKYLTLVCDLDEGTVEHIAEDRTQASLDSYYAGLTPEQLDGIEAVAMDMWEPYIQATRAQVPDAEDKIVFDRFHVMGHVGKAVDTVRKHEHRALMASGDETLKGSKYLWLYNQENVPERRREEFAALRRQELKVGRAWAIKEALRCLWCYIYPASGWKCWKRWYVWATHSRLEPMRKAAETIRRHIKNILTYYHHPVTNAMSEGLNSQIQKIKHMAHGFRNIEHFKTAIYFHCGGLNLYPC